From one Microlunatus sp. Gsoil 973 genomic stretch:
- a CDS encoding peroxiredoxin, translating to MGSPAPDFELRNQHGETVRLSELRGSPVVLVFYPYAFTGVCSSEMAAIQESLADFSAAGARVLAISTDTMYALRVFADQLGLGFELLSDFWPHGAVAASYGVFDQELGCAVRGSFVLDADGTVSWSVRNAIGSARDISEHLAAVPT from the coding sequence GTGGGTTCGCCGGCCCCGGATTTCGAGCTGCGCAACCAGCACGGAGAGACCGTTCGACTCAGTGAACTGCGTGGGTCACCGGTCGTGCTGGTCTTCTATCCGTACGCCTTCACCGGCGTTTGCAGCAGCGAGATGGCCGCCATCCAGGAGTCACTGGCGGATTTCTCCGCCGCCGGTGCCAGAGTGCTGGCCATCTCCACCGACACCATGTACGCCCTGCGGGTCTTCGCCGATCAGCTCGGGCTCGGCTTCGAGTTGCTCAGTGACTTCTGGCCGCACGGCGCGGTGGCGGCCTCCTACGGTGTCTTCGATCAGGAGCTGGGCTGCGCCGTCCGCGGATCATTCGTACTGGACGCCGACGGCACGGTCAGCTGGTCGGTGCGCAACGCGATCGGGTCCGCCCGGGACATCAGCGAGCATCTGGCCGCCGTCCCGACCTGA
- a CDS encoding AraC family transcriptional regulator: MTMAAAAMGPALLADYPPAAIFGPRLMHDYEFVWLLRGSALWSIDDDQHLLRPGTLALGRPGVVDCYRWDSEQPSTHAYVHFGLTGVDQLPDRWPAVRSLVTLPVLDGMCRYLLQLAGDPSPESAARRDQLLGLMVEIFVAGPVPRGEAVLPQVMITIAGRVRSDWDRYGIRQLGVDVLAAAGGVSAGHLHRLFRDQFGVGPGRALELIRLARAATTLRRSSASIAEVSALTGFANPYHFSRRFSAVYGEPPGRYRQAEDPIDPLAPLQDTGLLQLSYLLG, translated from the coding sequence ATGACGATGGCTGCTGCGGCGATGGGACCGGCCCTACTGGCCGACTATCCGCCCGCCGCCATCTTCGGGCCGCGGCTGATGCATGACTATGAGTTCGTCTGGCTGCTCCGCGGATCCGCGTTGTGGTCGATCGACGATGATCAACATCTGCTCCGACCGGGCACCCTGGCGCTTGGCCGGCCGGGGGTCGTCGACTGCTACCGCTGGGATTCCGAACAGCCCTCCACGCACGCGTACGTGCATTTCGGGTTGACCGGCGTCGATCAGCTACCGGACCGGTGGCCGGCTGTCCGCAGCCTGGTCACGCTCCCGGTGCTGGACGGGATGTGCCGTTACCTGCTGCAACTGGCCGGTGATCCGTCGCCGGAGTCGGCTGCCCGTCGTGATCAACTCCTCGGCCTGATGGTGGAGATCTTCGTCGCCGGCCCGGTGCCGCGGGGCGAGGCGGTGCTGCCGCAGGTGATGATCACGATCGCCGGCCGGGTGCGCTCGGACTGGGACCGTTACGGGATCCGGCAGTTGGGAGTGGACGTGCTCGCCGCGGCCGGCGGCGTGTCGGCGGGACATCTGCACCGGCTGTTCCGCGATCAGTTCGGCGTCGGGCCGGGCCGTGCTCTGGAGCTGATCAGGCTGGCCAGAGCGGCCACAACGCTACGCCGCAGCAGCGCGTCCATTGCCGAGGTCTCCGCGCTGACCGGCTTTGCCAATCCGTACCATTTCTCCCGGCGCTTCAGTGCCGTCTACGGCGAACCACCGGGACGGTACCGGCAGGCCGAGGATCCGATCGACCCGCTGGCGCCACTGCAGGACACCGGGCTGCTCCAGCTCAGTTATCTGCTCGGATAG
- a CDS encoding L-idonate 5-dehydrogenase → MLACVIESAGKLAVVPKPDPEPGPGEVAVDIVYGGICGSDLHYYHDGAAGEFVIREPLVVGHEVVGRVGVIGEGVTGIEVGTPVAVHPAQVCGECEDCTAGRPQLCASSRYLGSAAHFPHIQGGFTQRLVVGAGRAVPLPDGMSLRRAALSEPFSVAYHAVRRAGELTGRSVLVTGAGPIGCLAVAAAREAGAETIYASDLTDYALAQAKQMGADVLLRADHPDDPAWPAKVDVAIEASGSGPGLNTCIRTVRRAGTVVQVGILPPGMTSVLGNALVNKEIELLGSWRFHDEFADAIGMLADRIDAEPLISHEFPLADARAAFDTASDRTTACKVLLQIADPEAVVTG, encoded by the coding sequence ATGCTGGCTTGCGTCATCGAAAGTGCGGGGAAACTCGCGGTGGTCCCCAAACCCGACCCCGAACCCGGTCCCGGCGAGGTTGCCGTCGACATCGTCTACGGCGGGATCTGCGGCTCCGACCTGCACTACTACCACGACGGCGCGGCCGGTGAGTTCGTGATCCGCGAACCGCTGGTGGTGGGCCACGAGGTGGTCGGCCGGGTCGGTGTCATCGGTGAGGGCGTCACCGGGATCGAGGTCGGCACCCCGGTCGCCGTCCATCCTGCGCAGGTCTGCGGCGAGTGCGAGGACTGCACGGCGGGGCGCCCGCAACTGTGCGCCTCGAGCCGCTATCTGGGGTCGGCCGCCCACTTTCCGCACATCCAGGGTGGCTTCACCCAGCGTCTGGTGGTCGGTGCCGGTCGTGCGGTTCCGTTGCCGGACGGCATGTCATTGCGCCGGGCCGCGCTCAGCGAGCCGTTCAGCGTCGCTTATCACGCCGTCCGCAGGGCGGGTGAGCTGACCGGCAGGTCGGTACTGGTCACCGGTGCCGGGCCGATCGGCTGCCTGGCAGTCGCCGCTGCTCGTGAGGCGGGTGCGGAGACCATCTATGCCTCCGACCTGACCGATTACGCACTGGCCCAGGCCAAGCAGATGGGCGCCGACGTCCTGCTCCGCGCCGATCACCCGGATGATCCGGCGTGGCCGGCCAAGGTCGATGTGGCGATCGAGGCCTCGGGGAGTGGCCCTGGGCTGAACACCTGTATCCGGACCGTGCGCCGCGCCGGCACCGTCGTCCAGGTCGGCATCCTGCCGCCCGGGATGACCTCGGTCCTGGGGAACGCCCTGGTGAACAAGGAGATCGAGCTGCTGGGCTCGTGGCGGTTCCACGACGAGTTCGCCGATGCGATCGGCATGCTGGCTGATCGGATCGATGCCGAGCCGCTGATCTCCCACGAGTTTCCACTGGCCGATGCCAGGGCCGCCTTCGACACCGCGAGCGACCGCACGACGGCCTGCAAGGTGCTGCTCCAGATCGCTGATCCCGAGGCCGTGGTGACCGGCTGA
- a CDS encoding alpha-hydroxy-acid oxidizing protein codes for MILSNHGGRQLDRTPAPITVLPAVRKELGPDVPILVDSGIRNGQDIVAARALGADAALVGRAYLYGIMAGGQDGVVRAYEILAGEYQRAMQLLGVRSSDELSDRHVTLPD; via the coding sequence GTGATCCTGTCCAACCACGGCGGCCGGCAGCTGGACCGGACGCCTGCTCCGATCACCGTGCTGCCTGCGGTGCGCAAGGAGCTCGGACCCGACGTGCCGATCCTGGTGGACAGCGGCATCCGCAACGGCCAGGACATCGTCGCGGCCAGGGCACTGGGCGCCGACGCAGCACTGGTCGGCCGTGCCTACCTGTACGGGATCATGGCCGGCGGGCAGGACGGCGTGGTCAGGGCCTACGAGATCCTGGCCGGGGAATATCAGCGAGCCATGCAGCTGCTGGGCGTCCGGTCCAGCGACGAACTTTCTGACCGGCACGTGACATTGCCGGACTGA
- a CDS encoding DUF3052 domain-containing protein, which yields MSSTARPDGAESAVSRLGFKAGQIVQELGWDEDVDNDLRQAIEDAIDGELVEEAMEPVDVVLLWWRDEDGDITDGLVDAVTDLNDTGYVWLLTPKVGREGFVDATDVSEAAVTAGLALTTTVPITGSWTASKLVPPRGPRR from the coding sequence GTGAGCTCGACGGCACGGCCCGATGGTGCGGAATCGGCTGTCTCACGGCTCGGCTTCAAAGCCGGGCAGATCGTGCAGGAGTTGGGATGGGACGAAGATGTCGACAACGACCTGCGGCAGGCGATTGAGGATGCGATCGACGGAGAACTCGTCGAGGAGGCGATGGAGCCGGTCGATGTCGTCCTGCTGTGGTGGCGCGACGAGGACGGTGACATCACCGACGGCCTGGTCGACGCGGTCACCGATCTGAACGACACCGGCTACGTCTGGTTGCTGACCCCCAAGGTCGGCCGGGAGGGGTTCGTCGACGCCACCGACGTCAGTGAGGCCGCTGTCACCGCGGGCCTCGCCCTGACGACGACGGTGCCGATCACCGGGAGCTGGACCGCGAGCAAGCTGGTACCGCCACGCGGCCCGCGCCGTTGA